In one Angustibacter luteus genomic region, the following are encoded:
- a CDS encoding DsbA family protein: MTTETSSVDFWFDPLCPWAWMTSRWIGEVEKVRDIEVTWHVMSLAVLNEGRDLPEDYREMMDRAWGPVRVVIAAQKQYGDDVVKKLYDAIGTRVHPGGEKDLLAATKAALAELDLSADLIDAADSTDFDEALRASHQEGIDLVGEDVGTPVVSVNGVAFFGPVVTPAPEGEDAGRLWDGCVLVAGTPGFYELKRTRTQGPIFD; this comes from the coding sequence GTGACCACCGAGACCTCGTCCGTCGACTTCTGGTTCGACCCGCTCTGCCCGTGGGCGTGGATGACGTCCCGGTGGATCGGTGAGGTCGAGAAGGTGCGCGACATCGAGGTCACCTGGCACGTGATGAGCCTGGCCGTCCTGAACGAGGGCCGCGACCTGCCCGAGGACTACCGCGAGATGATGGACAGGGCCTGGGGGCCGGTCCGGGTGGTCATCGCCGCGCAGAAGCAGTACGGCGACGACGTCGTGAAGAAGCTGTACGACGCCATCGGCACCCGGGTGCACCCGGGCGGCGAGAAGGACCTGCTGGCCGCGACCAAGGCCGCGCTGGCCGAGCTCGACCTGTCGGCCGACCTGATCGACGCCGCGGACAGCACCGACTTCGACGAGGCGCTGCGGGCCAGCCACCAGGAGGGCATCGACCTCGTCGGCGAGGACGTCGGCACCCCGGTCGTGTCCGTGAACGGCGTCGCGTTCTTCGGCCCGGTCGTGACCCCCGCCCCCGAGGGTGAGGACGCCGGCCGGCTGTGGGACGGCTGCGTGCTCGTCGCCGGCACCCCGGGCTTCTACGAGCTCAAGCGCACCCGCACGCAGGGCCCCATCTTCGACTGA
- a CDS encoding ribose-5-phosphate isomerase, whose amino-acid sequence MRVHIGGDHAAYDLKVHLVNHLLAQGFDVVDHGPDRFDPDDDYPVAVLRAATGVRSDEGSLGVVLGGSGNGEQIAANKVLGIRAALAWSVETAQLAREHNDAQVVSIGARMHSLEDAAAIVDAFLATTFTKDERHRRRLAMVTRYEDHEELPPWPGAEG is encoded by the coding sequence ATGCGCGTCCACATCGGCGGTGACCACGCCGCGTACGACCTGAAGGTGCACCTCGTGAACCACCTGCTCGCGCAGGGGTTCGACGTGGTCGACCACGGGCCCGACCGGTTCGATCCCGACGACGACTACCCGGTGGCGGTGCTGCGCGCCGCCACCGGCGTCCGCTCCGACGAGGGCAGTCTCGGCGTCGTGCTCGGCGGATCGGGCAACGGCGAGCAGATCGCGGCGAACAAGGTGCTCGGCATCCGCGCCGCCCTGGCCTGGAGCGTCGAGACCGCCCAGCTCGCCCGCGAGCACAACGACGCGCAGGTCGTCTCGATCGGCGCCCGCATGCACTCGCTCGAGGACGCTGCGGCGATCGTCGACGCCTTCCTCGCCACGACCTTCACCAAGGACGAGCGGCACCGTCGCCGGCTCGCCATGGTCACCCGGTACGAGGACCACGAGGAGCTGCCGCCCTGGCCGGGGGCCGAGGGCTGA
- a CDS encoding GNAT family N-acetyltransferase, translated as MSSADLPVVPSVPGSVVAIAREQDREVRWLDQAAFVFPDDPGHELDYFEWDRTFGVRADDGELVGVNSTYSLRVVLPTGELGTGTVSRPMAGLSWVSVHPGYRRRGVLSAMMRHHLHEVHARGEEALSGLHASEASIYPRFGYGLATVGYAVSLGRGLTLRDAPAAPDDEGLRVRFATADVEAHGALVADLYTRSCARRPGMVDRTAALNRGRFRQTPRELEKEEPLRILVADREGRPTGYALVQRDMKWTDHAPDGTTRVLELAATDVVTERRLWQAVADFDLTSATIAYRVATDHPLLAWLPDARTIKPTRTDELFLRVVDLDRALTSRGYAIDVDVVLAVTDGLCPWNAGTWRLVGAADGATCERTNDAPDLTLDVRELGAALPGGASLAAAGAAGLVQEHTPGALARLSTAMRSAIEPATTYGF; from the coding sequence ATGTCCTCCGCCGACCTGCCCGTCGTCCCCAGCGTCCCCGGCTCCGTCGTGGCGATCGCGAGGGAGCAGGACCGAGAGGTGCGCTGGCTCGACCAGGCTGCGTTCGTCTTCCCCGACGACCCCGGCCACGAGCTCGACTACTTCGAGTGGGACCGCACGTTCGGCGTCCGGGCGGACGACGGCGAGCTGGTCGGGGTGAACAGCACGTACAGCCTGCGGGTCGTGCTGCCCACCGGCGAGCTCGGCACCGGCACGGTGTCGCGACCGATGGCCGGGCTGAGCTGGGTGTCGGTGCACCCGGGCTACCGGCGTCGGGGCGTGCTCTCCGCGATGATGCGGCACCACCTGCACGAGGTGCACGCGCGCGGCGAGGAGGCGCTGTCCGGTCTGCACGCGTCGGAGGCGTCGATCTACCCGCGGTTCGGCTACGGCCTCGCCACGGTCGGCTACGCGGTCTCGCTCGGCCGGGGACTCACCCTGCGGGACGCCCCCGCCGCACCGGACGACGAGGGCCTGCGGGTCAGGTTCGCCACCGCGGACGTCGAGGCGCACGGCGCGCTCGTCGCCGACCTCTACACCCGGTCGTGCGCGCGCCGTCCCGGCATGGTCGACCGGACGGCGGCCCTGAACCGCGGCCGGTTCCGGCAGACCCCGCGGGAGCTGGAGAAGGAGGAGCCGCTGCGGATCCTGGTGGCCGACCGCGAGGGCCGGCCGACCGGGTACGCGCTGGTGCAGCGCGACATGAAGTGGACGGACCACGCCCCGGACGGCACGACCCGGGTGCTCGAGCTGGCCGCAACCGACGTGGTGACCGAGCGGCGGCTCTGGCAGGCGGTCGCCGACTTCGACCTGACCAGCGCGACGATCGCCTACCGGGTGGCGACGGACCACCCGCTGCTGGCCTGGCTGCCGGACGCCCGGACGATCAAGCCCACCCGGACCGACGAGCTGTTCCTGCGCGTCGTCGACCTGGACCGGGCGCTGACCTCCCGCGGTTACGCGATCGACGTGGACGTCGTCCTGGCCGTGACCGACGGGCTGTGCCCGTGGAACGCCGGCACCTGGCGGCTCGTGGGCGCAGCGGACGGCGCCACGTGCGAGCGCACGAACGACGCCCCCGACCTGACGCTCGACGTCCGCGAGCTCGGCGCCGCGCTTCCCGGTGGTGCCTCGCTCGCCGCCGCGGGCGCGGCCGGGCTGGTGCAGGAGCACACGCCGGGCGCGCTGGCCCGGCTGTCGACCGCGATGCGCTCCGCGATCGAGCCGGCCACCACCTACGGCTTCTGA
- a CDS encoding VOC family protein, protein MRLVQVAVGVQDLDRAVAFYRDVVGLAHRATYDPPGLAFFDLDGVRLLLDRGAPASLVYLGVEDLPATVARLRAAGVVVEGEPHVIFTHDDDTLGPARTAEWMAFVRDSEQNLLGLVEQRAV, encoded by the coding sequence ATGAGACTCGTGCAGGTCGCGGTAGGTGTGCAGGATCTCGACCGCGCGGTCGCGTTCTACCGGGACGTCGTCGGGCTGGCCCACCGCGCGACCTACGACCCGCCCGGGCTGGCGTTCTTCGACCTGGACGGCGTCCGGCTGCTGCTGGACCGCGGCGCGCCCGCCAGCCTCGTGTACCTCGGCGTCGAGGACCTGCCGGCGACCGTGGCGCGGCTGCGCGCGGCCGGTGTCGTCGTCGAGGGCGAGCCGCACGTCATCTTCACCCACGACGACGACACGCTGGGACCGGCCAGGACGGCGGAGTGGATGGCGTTCGTCCGGGACAGCGAGCAGAACCTGCTGGGGCTGGTGGAGCAGCGCGCCGTCTGA
- a CDS encoding PP2C family protein-serine/threonine phosphatase, translating to MINARGGATSTRLRRAPLWRRTRSFVRRRVLPSSGFHLAGLTVLTLAITFATISYDDWVPVASFAIVLVAGGFLLRPLALSLLYLLVVVGLVYVQVERPEGLNRGVVVVLAAMAVLMFFVARSRARLGLQGNLGEAMLVDLRDRLRMQGEMPALPPGWQVESFLRSAYGDSFSGDFLVASRSTDGTHLEVALVDVSGKGAAAGTRALLLSGALGGLLGAMAAQDFLQAANQYLLRQRWDEGFATAVHLDLDFTTGRYRIAGAGHPPAAHYQAGSGRWTLTTGGGGPLLGVMDGVNFPGVVGTLERGDALLMYTDGVVEIPGRDLDLGIDRMLGQAERMVRDGFRGGAKRIVEDALAGETDDRALVLIWRQ from the coding sequence GTGATCAACGCGCGGGGTGGTGCGACGAGCACGCGACTGCGGCGTGCTCCGCTGTGGCGACGCACCCGCTCGTTCGTGCGTCGGCGCGTCCTGCCCAGCAGCGGGTTCCACCTGGCCGGCCTGACCGTCCTGACCCTGGCCATCACCTTCGCCACCATCAGCTACGACGACTGGGTGCCGGTGGCCTCGTTCGCCATCGTGCTCGTCGCCGGTGGCTTCCTGCTACGCCCGCTGGCGCTGTCGTTGCTCTACCTGCTGGTGGTGGTGGGCCTGGTCTACGTGCAGGTGGAGCGGCCCGAAGGGCTGAACCGGGGCGTGGTGGTCGTGCTGGCCGCCATGGCGGTGCTGATGTTCTTCGTGGCTCGCAGCCGGGCCCGGCTGGGCCTGCAGGGCAACCTGGGCGAGGCCATGCTCGTCGACCTGCGCGACCGGCTGCGCATGCAGGGCGAGATGCCGGCCCTGCCGCCGGGCTGGCAGGTCGAGTCGTTCCTGCGCTCCGCGTACGGCGACTCGTTCTCCGGCGACTTCCTGGTGGCCAGCCGCTCCACGGACGGCACCCACCTGGAGGTCGCCCTCGTCGACGTCAGCGGCAAGGGGGCAGCGGCGGGCACCCGTGCGCTGCTGCTGTCCGGCGCGCTCGGCGGCCTGCTGGGAGCCATGGCCGCGCAGGACTTCCTGCAGGCGGCGAACCAGTACCTGCTGCGCCAGCGCTGGGACGAGGGCTTCGCGACGGCCGTCCACCTCGACCTCGACTTCACGACCGGCCGCTACCGGATCGCAGGTGCCGGCCACCCGCCCGCGGCGCACTACCAGGCCGGCTCCGGCCGGTGGACGCTGACCACCGGCGGCGGCGGCCCGCTGCTGGGCGTCATGGACGGCGTCAACTTCCCCGGCGTGGTGGGCACCCTCGAGCGCGGCGACGCCCTGCTGATGTACACCGACGGCGTGGTCGAGATCCCCGGCCGCGACCTCGACCTCGGCATCGACCGGATGCTCGGGCAGGCGGAGCGGATGGTGCGCGACGGCTTCCGCGGCGGTGCCAAGCGCATCGTCGAGGACGCCCTCGCCGGCGAGACCGACGACCGTGCGCTCGTGCTGATCTGGCGCCAGTAG
- a CDS encoding amino acid deaminase/aldolase has product MNDLGARLDAATATLDPPLAVVDLDAFDANAKDLLHRAGGVPIRVASKSVRVRDLVARALARPGFHGVLAFSLPEAIWLVRTGVTDDVVVAYPTADRAALAELAGDATLRAAIAIMVDDEAQVALTAKAVAESGTVTADGPLRLCFDIDASLRIGRVHLGVRRSPLRTPDDAARLARAVARHEGLAVIGVMFYEAQVAGLPDRSPAVRLVKKRSLADLATRRGAVVQAVETTIGHRLELVNGGGSGSLEATAADGAVTELTAGSGLFCPTLFDGYRAFTPRPAAWFALSVVRRPAPDVATCFGGGYIASGPTGKNRQPLPVAPAGLTLLGAEGAGEVQTPVRGKAAASLQVGDRVWFRHAKAGELCERFDSVHLVQGDRTVGQAPTYRGEGKTFG; this is encoded by the coding sequence GTGAACGACCTCGGAGCGCGGCTCGACGCCGCCACGGCGACCCTGGACCCCCCGCTCGCCGTGGTCGACCTGGACGCGTTCGACGCCAACGCCAAGGACCTGCTGCACCGGGCCGGCGGCGTGCCGATCCGGGTGGCCAGCAAGTCGGTCCGCGTCCGCGACCTGGTCGCCCGCGCACTCGCCCGCCCGGGGTTCCACGGCGTGCTCGCGTTCTCGCTGCCGGAGGCGATCTGGCTGGTGCGCACCGGCGTCACGGACGACGTCGTCGTGGCCTACCCGACGGCCGACCGGGCCGCGCTGGCCGAGCTCGCCGGGGACGCCACCCTGCGCGCCGCGATCGCCATCATGGTGGACGACGAGGCGCAGGTCGCGCTCACCGCGAAGGCCGTCGCGGAGTCCGGCACCGTCACCGCGGACGGGCCGCTGCGGCTGTGCTTCGACATCGACGCCTCGCTGCGGATCGGTCGGGTGCACCTGGGAGTGCGCCGGTCGCCGCTGCGCACGCCGGACGACGCCGCCCGGCTGGCCCGCGCGGTCGCCCGGCACGAGGGCCTGGCCGTCATCGGCGTGATGTTCTACGAGGCGCAGGTCGCCGGCCTACCCGACCGCAGCCCCGCCGTCCGGCTGGTGAAGAAGCGTTCGCTGGCCGACCTCGCCACCCGGCGCGGCGCCGTCGTCCAGGCGGTCGAGACGACGATCGGGCACCGCCTCGAGCTGGTCAACGGCGGCGGGTCCGGCAGCCTGGAGGCGACCGCCGCCGACGGCGCGGTCACCGAGCTGACCGCCGGGTCGGGCCTGTTCTGCCCGACCCTGTTCGACGGGTACCGGGCGTTCACCCCACGGCCCGCGGCCTGGTTCGCGCTCTCGGTGGTGCGTCGTCCGGCGCCGGACGTGGCCACCTGCTTCGGCGGGGGGTACATCGCCTCCGGCCCGACCGGCAAGAACCGCCAGCCGCTGCCGGTCGCACCCGCCGGGCTCACGCTCCTCGGCGCCGAGGGGGCCGGCGAGGTGCAGACCCCGGTCCGCGGCAAGGCCGCCGCGTCGCTGCAGGTCGGCGACCGGGTCTGGTTCCGGCACGCCAAGGCCGGCGAGCTGTGCGAGCGCTTCGACAGCGTGCACCTCGTGCAGGGCGACCGGACGGTCGGTCAGGCCCCGACGTACCGCGGCGAGGGCAAGACCTTCGGCTGA
- a CDS encoding D-arabinono-1,4-lactone oxidase, whose product MTISRVDAIPGGATWTNWARTEVATPAAVVRPRSADDVSRVVRAAVDAGRRVKAVGSGHSFTGVAVTDGVHVRLDQLTRRLDVYDGGLVTVGAGWPLHELGPALAAHGLAMSNLGDIDVQTISGAVGTGTHGTGGGFGGISDQIRGLQLVLADGSVVEVSADVDPDLFQSARVGLGAFGVVTAVTLQCEPLYALHAVEAPMPLAEVLDGVDELVAANDHFEFYWFPHTQRTLTKRNNRVSPGTPLAPLGRVRSYVDDELLSNTLFEGLNRLATLAPRVVPSLNAVSARALSAREFTDVSYRVFASSRTVRFRESEWAMPRAAMPHVLREIDAWVQRSGERLPFPVEVRFGAADEPWLSTANGRETAWIAVHQYHRMDHRRYFAAVQSILTAYEGRPHWGKMHTLAAADLAARYPRFADAMKVRDRVDPDRVFGNAYLERVFSG is encoded by the coding sequence GTGACTATCTCTCGCGTTGACGCGATTCCTGGCGGGGCGACCTGGACGAACTGGGCGCGCACCGAGGTCGCCACCCCGGCGGCCGTCGTCCGGCCGCGCAGTGCGGACGACGTCAGCCGGGTCGTCCGGGCCGCCGTGGACGCCGGGCGGCGGGTCAAGGCGGTGGGTTCCGGCCACTCGTTCACGGGGGTCGCGGTCACGGACGGCGTGCACGTGCGTCTCGACCAGCTGACGCGTCGCCTCGACGTGTACGACGGCGGGCTGGTCACGGTCGGCGCCGGCTGGCCGCTGCACGAGCTCGGTCCGGCGCTCGCCGCGCACGGTCTGGCGATGAGCAACCTGGGCGACATCGACGTCCAGACGATCTCCGGCGCGGTCGGCACCGGCACGCACGGCACCGGCGGCGGGTTCGGTGGCATCTCGGACCAGATCCGCGGGCTGCAGCTCGTGCTGGCCGACGGCTCGGTCGTCGAGGTCTCGGCGGACGTCGACCCCGACCTGTTCCAGTCGGCGCGGGTCGGACTGGGCGCCTTCGGTGTGGTGACCGCGGTGACCCTGCAATGCGAGCCCCTGTACGCGCTGCACGCGGTCGAGGCGCCGATGCCGCTGGCCGAGGTCCTGGACGGCGTGGACGAGCTGGTCGCCGCCAACGACCACTTCGAGTTCTACTGGTTCCCGCACACGCAGCGGACGCTGACGAAGCGCAACAACCGCGTCTCGCCCGGCACGCCGCTCGCACCGCTGGGCCGGGTGCGGTCCTACGTGGACGACGAGCTGTTGTCCAACACCCTGTTCGAGGGGCTGAACCGGTTGGCCACGCTGGCCCCACGGGTGGTCCCGTCGTTGAACGCGGTCAGCGCCCGCGCCCTCAGCGCCCGCGAGTTCACCGACGTCTCGTACCGGGTGTTCGCGTCCTCTCGGACGGTGCGGTTCCGGGAGAGCGAGTGGGCGATGCCGCGGGCGGCGATGCCGCACGTGCTGCGCGAGATCGACGCCTGGGTGCAGCGCTCGGGGGAGCGGCTGCCGTTCCCGGTCGAGGTGCGGTTCGGGGCCGCGGACGAGCCGTGGCTGTCCACCGCGAACGGCCGCGAGACGGCGTGGATCGCCGTGCACCAGTACCACCGGATGGACCACCGCCGGTACTTCGCCGCCGTCCAGTCGATCCTGACGGCCTACGAGGGACGGCCGCACTGGGGCAAGATGCACACCCTGGCGGCGGCGGACCTCGCCGCCCGCTACCCGCGCTTCGCCGACGCGATGAAGGTCCGGGACCGGGTCGACCCGGATCGGGTGTTCGGCAACGCCTACCTGGAGCGGGTCTTCTCCGGCTGA
- a CDS encoding DUF4395 domain-containing protein: protein MSQPRFPRTVDDVTVRVIAGEVLVLAVLAVVLQQPWLYGVLAVDFTLRTALGPKASPLARIASSLIRPRIAAAPRPTPGQPKRFAAAIGAVFTIAATLAYYGPGWSTVTWVIGAIMILFPALESILGICVGCIAFSLLMRIGVIPRSICEECADIRLRLTASQRAKLADVQPVAVADGVLAAQPTQGPSAQPEKTRSR, encoded by the coding sequence ATGAGCCAGCCCCGCTTTCCCCGGACGGTCGACGACGTCACCGTCCGCGTCATCGCCGGCGAGGTGCTGGTGCTCGCCGTCCTGGCTGTGGTGCTGCAGCAGCCCTGGCTGTACGGCGTGCTCGCCGTCGACTTCACGCTGCGCACCGCACTCGGTCCGAAGGCCAGCCCGCTGGCCCGGATCGCCTCGTCGTTGATCCGCCCGCGCATCGCGGCGGCTCCCCGGCCCACGCCCGGCCAGCCGAAGCGCTTCGCCGCCGCCATCGGCGCCGTCTTCACCATCGCGGCCACCCTCGCCTACTACGGGCCGGGCTGGTCCACCGTGACGTGGGTCATCGGCGCGATCATGATCCTGTTTCCCGCCCTGGAGTCGATCCTCGGCATCTGCGTGGGCTGCATCGCCTTCAGCCTGCTCATGCGCATCGGCGTCATCCCGCGCTCCATCTGCGAGGAGTGCGCGGACATCCGGCTGCGGCTGACCGCGAGCCAGCGGGCCAAGCTGGCCGACGTCCAGCCGGTCGCCGTCGCGGACGGCGTGCTGGCGGCTCAGCCGACCCAGGGGCCGTCCGCTCAGCCGGAGAAGACCCGCTCCAGGTAG
- a CDS encoding low temperature requirement protein A has translation MSAPTRHARPWRRPMVGRDPDEQHRASTPLELLFDLTFVVAVAQVSAELAHAIVDGSDVGGAVVSYLMTFFAIWWAWVNFTWFASAYDSDDVPYRLLTLLQMLGVLILASAVPQLFEHHDFTWGVIGYVVMRIALVGQWLRAAAGDPAHRTTARRYAVGVTAVQVGWVAFLAVPQDWQLPAFVVLAALDMLVPVWAERTAVTPWHSEHIAERYGLFVIIVLGECVLGATAAVQQTLQGSEGLSVALAVTGAGGLLLVFAVWWLYFLWPFPDALDRDSGRIFAWGYVHYGVFAALAALGSGLEVAAETLGHHEPTGSHGGPDPTSAWALAIPVAAFLLMLTLLGRVVAMTTTADVVAKCGAALVTLAVPLLVPGLPWVVLLVAAPVVALDARGVWQQHRAHRLSSQDAGITG, from the coding sequence ATGAGCGCGCCGACCCGCCACGCACGCCCCTGGCGCCGTCCGATGGTGGGACGCGACCCGGACGAGCAGCACCGCGCGTCCACCCCGCTCGAGCTGCTCTTCGACCTGACGTTCGTGGTTGCAGTGGCGCAGGTCTCCGCAGAGCTGGCGCACGCGATCGTCGACGGCTCGGACGTCGGCGGCGCGGTCGTCAGCTACCTGATGACGTTCTTCGCCATCTGGTGGGCCTGGGTGAACTTCACCTGGTTCGCCTCGGCCTACGACAGCGACGACGTCCCGTACCGGCTGCTCACCCTCCTGCAGATGCTCGGCGTGCTGATCCTGGCTTCCGCGGTGCCGCAGCTGTTCGAGCACCACGACTTCACCTGGGGCGTTATCGGGTACGTCGTCATGCGGATCGCGCTGGTCGGCCAGTGGCTGCGGGCCGCCGCGGGCGACCCGGCGCACCGGACGACGGCCCGGCGCTACGCGGTCGGCGTCACGGCGGTGCAGGTCGGCTGGGTCGCCTTCCTCGCGGTGCCGCAGGACTGGCAGCTGCCGGCGTTCGTCGTGCTGGCCGCCCTCGACATGCTCGTGCCGGTCTGGGCCGAGCGCACGGCCGTGACGCCGTGGCACTCGGAGCACATCGCGGAGCGGTACGGGCTCTTCGTCATCATCGTGCTCGGCGAGTGCGTGCTCGGGGCGACGGCGGCCGTGCAGCAGACCCTGCAGGGCAGCGAGGGACTGTCGGTGGCGCTGGCCGTGACCGGCGCCGGCGGCCTGCTGCTGGTCTTCGCCGTCTGGTGGCTGTACTTCCTGTGGCCGTTCCCCGACGCGCTGGACCGCGACTCCGGTCGCATCTTCGCCTGGGGCTACGTGCACTACGGCGTCTTCGCGGCGCTCGCGGCGCTCGGCTCCGGGCTCGAGGTCGCCGCGGAGACCTTGGGCCACCACGAGCCGACGGGGTCGCACGGCGGACCGGACCCGACGAGCGCGTGGGCGCTGGCGATCCCCGTCGCGGCGTTCCTGCTGATGCTGACGCTGCTGGGTCGGGTGGTCGCCATGACGACCACCGCCGACGTGGTCGCGAAGTGCGGCGCCGCGCTCGTCACGCTCGCCGTCCCGCTGCTCGTTCCGGGGCTGCCGTGGGTGGTGCTGCTCGTGGCAGCCCCGGTGGTCGCGCTGGACGCCCGCGGGGTGTGGCAGCAGCACCGCGCGCACCGTCTCAGCAGTCAAGACGCAGGAATCACGGGCTGA
- a CDS encoding RNA polymerase sigma factor, whose translation MPDDVEDLLRELSPQVLGTLGRRYGDFDAAEDAVQEALLAAATHWPRDGVPERPRGWLLQTAERRLVDQWRSEQSRRRREQETAVRDGPAPDVPDQDDTLVVLFLCCHPALTSASAIALTLRAVGGLTTAEIAKAFLVPESTMAQRISRAKRTVQDSGEPFALPSPAQRPTRLRQVLQVLYLIYNEGYTSSSGPALNRTDLADEAIRLARLVHHQLPDDPEVTGLLALMLLTDARRAARTDAAGELVPLAAQERSRWNHPRIAEGVALLDSAIGSGSVGEYQLQAAIAALHDRAPDAAATDWPQILALYGLLERITSSPVVTLNRAVAMAMVDGPASGLAVLDDLGDRVTGHRVDVVRAHLLEMAGDRAGAATHFDAAARRTSNLPEQHYLTQQAARLRSSPTD comes from the coding sequence GTGCCGGACGACGTCGAGGACCTGCTGCGCGAGCTGTCGCCGCAGGTCCTCGGCACGCTCGGGCGCCGGTACGGCGACTTCGACGCGGCGGAGGACGCCGTGCAGGAGGCGTTGCTGGCCGCCGCGACGCACTGGCCGCGGGACGGCGTCCCGGAGCGGCCGCGCGGCTGGCTGCTGCAGACCGCCGAACGCCGACTGGTCGACCAGTGGCGCAGCGAGCAGTCCCGGCGCCGCCGCGAGCAGGAGACCGCGGTGCGCGACGGGCCGGCGCCCGACGTCCCGGACCAGGACGACACCCTGGTCGTGCTGTTCCTGTGCTGTCACCCGGCACTGACGTCCGCTTCCGCGATCGCGCTGACCCTGCGGGCCGTCGGCGGACTCACCACCGCCGAGATCGCGAAGGCGTTCCTGGTGCCGGAAAGCACCATGGCCCAACGGATCAGCCGCGCGAAGAGGACCGTGCAGGACTCGGGTGAACCCTTCGCGCTGCCCTCGCCGGCGCAGCGCCCGACCCGGCTGCGACAAGTGCTGCAGGTGCTCTACCTGATCTACAACGAGGGGTACACGAGCAGCAGCGGCCCGGCGCTCAACCGGACCGATCTGGCGGACGAGGCGATCCGTCTGGCCCGCCTGGTGCACCACCAGCTGCCGGACGACCCCGAGGTCACCGGACTGCTCGCCCTGATGCTGCTCACCGACGCGCGCCGCGCGGCGCGGACCGACGCCGCCGGCGAGCTGGTTCCGTTGGCCGCACAGGAGCGCAGCCGCTGGAACCACCCGCGCATCGCCGAAGGCGTCGCACTGCTCGACTCGGCGATCGGCTCCGGCTCGGTCGGTGAGTACCAGCTCCAGGCCGCCATCGCCGCACTGCACGACCGCGCACCGGACGCCGCCGCGACCGACTGGCCGCAGATCCTCGCCCTCTACGGGCTGCTGGAGCGCATCACCAGCAGCCCCGTCGTCACCCTGAACCGGGCCGTCGCCATGGCGATGGTCGACGGCCCGGCGTCCGGACTCGCCGTGCTGGACGACCTGGGCGACCGCGTGACGGGTCACCGGGTGGACGTCGTCCGCGCCCACCTGCTCGAGATGGCCGGTGACCGCGCGGGCGCGGCCACCCACTTCGACGCGGCCGCCCGCCGGACGTCGAACCTGCCGGAGCAGCACTACCTGACCCAGCAGGCGGCCCGCCTGCGGTCGTCGCCGACCGACTGA
- a CDS encoding YciI family protein: protein MSKYLLVVDFQPGVCEAPMSQWQPDEITAHMDYYRLLHDELVASGELVQSEVLTGPELAAVVTSDGRGSTVVTDGPFQEFKEWLAGFQVVEVETRARALEIAARLSAVPGPGGVAIQQPIQVREVMEQAPRDTGAMDDWLQTVGDGS from the coding sequence ATGTCGAAGTACCTGCTGGTGGTGGACTTCCAGCCGGGCGTCTGCGAGGCGCCGATGTCGCAGTGGCAGCCGGACGAGATCACCGCGCACATGGACTACTACCGCCTCCTGCACGACGAGCTGGTCGCCAGCGGCGAGCTCGTGCAGTCCGAGGTGCTGACCGGGCCCGAGCTGGCCGCCGTCGTCACGTCGGACGGCCGCGGCTCCACCGTCGTGACCGACGGCCCCTTCCAGGAGTTCAAGGAGTGGTTGGCCGGCTTCCAGGTCGTCGAGGTCGAGACCCGGGCCCGCGCGCTCGAGATCGCCGCGCGCCTGTCGGCCGTGCCCGGCCCAGGCGGGGTCGCGATCCAGCAGCCCATCCAGGTGCGCGAGGTCATGGAGCAGGCCCCCCGGGACACCGGCGCCATGGACGACTGGCTGCAGACGGTCGGTGACGGCAGCTGA
- a CDS encoding type II toxin-antitoxin system HicB family antitoxin yields MSHDTYRVSWSADDREFVASCAEFPSLSWLSSSQITALSGLEDLLTEVLADLMEQGEPVPLPFAERSYSGKFNLRVGERLHRDLATHAAEEGLSLNHSVVRRLTAAS; encoded by the coding sequence GTGTCGCACGACACCTACCGGGTCTCGTGGTCGGCTGATGATCGGGAGTTCGTGGCGTCCTGCGCGGAGTTCCCTTCGTTGTCGTGGCTCTCGTCCTCGCAGATCACGGCACTGAGCGGGCTCGAAGACCTCCTGACGGAGGTGCTCGCCGATCTGATGGAGCAGGGTGAGCCGGTCCCGCTGCCGTTCGCCGAGCGGAGCTACTCCGGCAAGTTCAACCTGCGCGTGGGTGAGCGACTGCACCGCGACCTGGCGACTCACGCCGCCGAGGAGGGGCTCAGCCTCAACCATTCCGTCGTCCGCAGGCTGACCGCCGCATCCTGA